The DNA region CGTGCAAGCGATTACGCCGTCCGCAAGATCGCGGACATCCACTGCGTTGAAGGAGCCTTCAACACCCACGGGCATTTGTTCTTGGCAATAACGGATCACAAAACTCGTGAATGGCCCGAAGGCGCTGTCGTCGGGTCCGGATATACCGGAAGGATAAATGATGGAGGCATCCAGATCTTTGCCGCGCACCGCTTCCAACACATATTGCGTGGCGATGGCCTTGGTTTTTGCATAATAGCCGACCACCTGATCCGGGAAAAACACTTCCGGCTCCCGGATCACCTGACCGTGCGGCGCTTCAAGAATGGCCCCGGTGGAGCTGACATACACCAATTTTTTCACCTGTTTGGTAGCGCACATGTCCACAATGTTTTTGGTTCCCGTCACATTGACGTCATATACTATGTTAATCCCCTCTCCTATCCCGAAATCATTGTTGTTTTTATCTGCCCCCTACCTTACCGAGAATTTGTTTATGAATTACTTAAGAAATGTTTGAGAAATGCTAATAAACGAAAAATGTGAAAAGACAAAATTTCTATAGGAGGTCACCTTATGAACGACAGTGAAAAAGCAGAAAACCAGCTCGAGCAGGCAAAGGCCAAAGACTCGACCAATGAAGGACGAACAAAGGCGTTTATGACGAAGGACGCGTGGAATCAAGACGGCAATCCCGCCGCGGCAGTTGACGAGTTTGGTCCGGAGATGGAACAGGAGGACCCGCCTACACATAACGGGGGGCCGATGTAGATTATGTTGCACTACATCTCAAGCACGAAAAAAGGGGCTTCCTCCCGCCCCCTTTTTCATTTGACCGATTTGCTTAAATGGTCCCCATAATCAGTCTGCATCTGAGTTTGACGTATTCGATGTTGTCTCTGGTTTGTCGGACACGAAAAGAGGATCGTTAAACAACGCAACAACAAGCTGTACGCCGTCGATCATCCCCTGCATGTACAAACGTTCATTTTCTAAAGCCCGCCTGAAGTGGTGTTTATCCTCCCAGTCCATAAACTCTGGCAGTTTCATTTTATCTATCCCAGGAAACATAGCATTAAAAGCTGTGCGTTCTTCGGCACGGAGTTTACACACATCAGGATGGCGTTCGATCCTGGCCGAAGCGTCGTCCACCCTCTGTTTTATCGCGTCTTGAAACCAAAGTGGAAATGGCATCGCGCTTAACCTCCTATGAAAATGGTTTTCCCGATAAGTCCATTATCAGCCTGTTATACTAACCACACCAGATAAGGTTTACAACAAAATGTAAACTTTTCACAAATGAAGCGGCGATATTTTCTTGTGTAGTGTATAAAAAAAACGCCGGGGCTACCGACGTTCCTATGCCAATGGTTACAATATGATGTTCGAGCCACATTAAACTTTTTATAAGCGGGATGGATTGTGAACCTTCAATAACTGAGTTTCTTGTTTATATTGTAGAAAAACCAGTTGAGTCTGTGTAATGCTCTGCTTAGCAAACTCAATTGCACGGTTCTTTAAAAAATATTCTACGTCTTGTCCTTTTGGACATGAAAAATCAGAGAGGATTTGTTTTGTTTTCTCCTCTCCTAGTTGCTTAATCATATCAAGCAAGGGGATTTCTAAGAAGCCCTTGACCAATGTTACTTAAAGATCTCCTTAATCTTCTCTCCTCGGATTTCTTTATGCGCTTTAGAGTAAGAAACTTCTTGGGAGCATTTACCGTCAGCATTTTCAAGCGCAGAAATCAACTGTTGGCTCGCTTTTTTGTCCCTGATAACAATGTCTTTTGTTATGCTACTTGTAGCCATACCGTTGACCTCCTTTCTGCCGCTAATATTATATGCAACTTCCCTTGCTTTATGTACCTTATTATAACTTTTGTGCCCAAAATGGCAACGAAATTCGCAATTTGTTGGATTATTTTTCAAAAATACTATAAGATCGATTTCAGGCATAATTTTCAAATAAAACAAGACGAATCATTCATTCTAGTCTTATCATACCTCTTTTTGTCATTTATTGGTTGACAGATAACGGCCTTGTATGGGACAAAAAACCGCCAGCTAAAAAACGCCCTCAACTTTAAGCACTGAAAGGACGCTTCATATGCTATTCTTTTGGTTTAAAGTCCGGAAAGAAATAAGCCACCATGGCCGCATACCGGTCCTGTGCCGATAAACACGTATCGATTAGATACCCTCTTTCTACCTGAAACTCCTTTAATCCCCGATAATAAAAAAGCTTATACTCGTGATCAATAATGAAAGGCATGATATCATGCTTCAGGCATTCTTTGAACATAATTATCCTGCCCACCCGGCCGTTCCCATCCTGAAAAGGATGAATGCTTTCAAACTTATGATGAAACTCTATAATATCCTGGGCGGTAACCTGCTTTATTTGGTGATAAGCAGCAAGCAGCTTTTTGATTTCACCTTCAACTTTTCCCGGTGCTGTCGTCTTGCTATCCCCAACTACGTTGGGTCGCGTTCTGTAATCTCCAACACGAAACCACTCTTTTTTTTCATCCGAGGTATTTCTCTTTAGGAGACGGTGAAACTCTTTGATCATTTCGTCAGATAAATCCTCCGCTGCATGGTCCAACATATAATCAAAGCAGGTAAAATGATTTACCGTTTCAATAATATCATCAACGTTTGCCGCTTCTTCCTGCTCCATATGAATAGTATTGGTTTCAAAAATATACCGTGTCTGATCCTCGGAAAGCCGGCTTCCTTCAATACGATTGGAATTATAGGCAAGCTTAATCTGGGTCTGATGGTACAGGCCTCCCTTTAAGTGCATCTCTTTTTCTTCCTGCAACAGTTTAAGCAATCTATGTTCCATAGGCACCGCTCCTTTCCTCTCATATTATTAATATAAATTAATACTGTAGCATATTTCTATTCTTTATCTTAATTACTTTTAAAAGTATTCCCCTGATTACATCCCCATATCCTGTCAAAAAAAGAACACCGGGGTTACCGACGTTTCTTTCAATCTCCACTTCTCCGCTAACTCCCACCTAATCAATTACCAAAACAAGCGGCGAACCTTATCGTTTCGCAGCCACAGTCCTCCCCAGGCAAGAATCGCCATATAAACCGCAAACAGCGTATGCGAAAACAAGGGAGCGTCCACGCGAATTTGCGTGGCGACCACACCGCCGTAAAAAGCGGTCAGCAGTACCGCACCCAGGACGGCCGTCCTCGGAATGGCGTACAGCACGGTAGAGAGAAGCGCGAGGATGCCAATGGTTACGATATGATGCTCGGCAAACCCGAGCGTCAGCGTGCCCTCCACAACGACGGCCGGCTTAAAAAGCTTGGATATGCCGTCGAACAACATAAACAAAATGACAATACCGCTCATAATTCGCCCCGTCCAGAGACGGCCTTTGGATATTTTTTCGGTCATCGTTCATCCACCTCGATCATGAATTTACACGTATCATAGCATGAACGACGATCCTTCGTTTCTTATGGATTGCCATCTTTTTGAGCCGCTGCCCTTCTGCATTCTCCAGCTCATTCCGAACGCTGCGCTAACTTCGCAAACGCTTCGCTGATGTTTTTCATTCGATCTTCCACTTTTTTCGCCGCCGCATCCAAAGTATAGCCATCATCCAAGAGCTCCTTGATTAAAAGAACTTTTTTCACGTTCAAATAATCATATTTTCGCGTGGTCCCCTCGGTTTCTTTTGATGAATGGATGATCCCTTTTTCTTCCCAGTACCTTATTTGTCTGGTGGGAACGCCTGAAATTTCAGATACTTCACCTATCCCGACAACCAATTTGCCCAATAAATCGAAATCCAAAAGGATATTTTTAAGCTCTTCGTTCGAGTTCATGTCATCACCTTCAATGAAAATAATGAAAATATTGCTTTGAAGATATTTTACCTCAAATGACGATCAGCTACAAATTTTAGTTTTATATTGACATTGATTGTAATTTAGTTACAATGAATGTTGTGATTATACGTTTGTCGCAAATCAATTACTAAGGAGATGTTATTTATGCCTATTATCAATGTAGACTGCTGGGAAGGTTTTAATGAGCAACAAAAAAAGGAATGGATTAAGGCACTAACCGATGCTACTGTAAATCTTTTTAACCTGCCTCCCGATAAGGTTTTGGTGATCCTGCGGGAAACGCCGTTGACCAATTGGGGGCAAGCCGGAGCAATCGCCGCTGACCCTGAATTTTTGGAAAAAAGCCGCATCACGGACATTTCACAGCAACGAAGCGAATAACCTGGAGGATTATTCCGGAGGGTGGTTTTGCAATTAAGGAGGACCTCTCATTGACACAGCTTGTTGAAAAAATTCATGCAAAATCGGATCAATACAACTACTCTCTGATAACGGCCATACTGACTTGGTGCGGTTTGGCGGTTGTATCGAGCCTTTACATCACGATTCCTTTGGTCTCCATCTTTGCGGATGCGTTTCATGCAGCACCGTCGCAATCATCCTGGGTAAGCAGCTCTTTCTCGTTCACCTACGCCATCGGTTTTCTTTTCTTTGGGACATTATCGGAAAAGTACGGAAGAAGACAAACGATGCTTTACGGTTTGGTCGCTTTATGCCTGTTATCTCCTTTGCTTGGACTTGTCCACAGCCTGCCGGGGCTGATCCTGCTCCGAGCCGTTCAAGGCTTTGCCGCCGCATCGTTTGGTCCCGTTGTCCTTGCTTATATCGTGGAACTGTATCCGATTGAAAAAAGAGTGACAACCATTGGTTTTGTCAGTACAGGTTTCTTGATGGCAGGCATTATCGGCCAGGTTTTCAGCAGTATGATCAGCATAAATCTTGGCTGGTCCTATGTTTTTTATATTTTGGGGGGAATCTATTTGCTGTCGGCTATTTTGTTCGGGGGCTTGGTTCCAAGAGGAGAAGTCAAAAAGAATCAAGTAAGCATGGGGAGTACATTCCGACAGATCCGGGCTGTATTTTCGAATACATCGCTGTTGTTTTGCTACCTCGTAACGATCACGCTTCTTTTTTCTTTTGTGGGAATGTACAGCACGCTGGGAAATTATTTAAGCCAAACTCCCTTTGCCTTAAGCAGCAACCAAATTCTATTGGTGCGGGCCGCCGGAATTGTCGGGATGTTAGCATCTCCGTTTGCCGGGCGGTTAGCCGGTAAATTTGGCGCCAAACGTGTTTTACAAGGCGGGCTGCTCTTAGCGACAGCGGGTCTCGTCATCATTGGAATCAGCTCCAATCTCCCGATTCTGATTGGTATGAGCATCGTTTTTGTTACGGGTATAGCGATTTCCGTACCTACCCTGATCACGTTAATCGGAAGCATCGCAGGTGAAGCGAGAGTGATCGGCGTTACTCTATACACTTTCATATTGTTTATTGGCGCTACTCTTGGGCCCATCGCCGCAATGAACCTGATGAAGTTCGGAAGTTTTATCCTAACTTTTGAGGTATTGGCATTCATCATAGGCAGCGGATTGCTGGCTTCGTTTCTGGTTAAAGCAAATGGTAATTCAAAGTGATACAAGTCCAAGGAAGGAAAAGAGCAAACCAAATATTTCGCATGAGGTAACGATTCCGGACGGATATGTCCTGAAAACTGTTCAAGGCCAAAAGCAAAACGCTGAAGATGTCTGGTGGTTCCGCTATGAAAAAGCATCCGGCGCAAACCATGGTCCGGGAGGCGAACATTTTTCATTTGTTATAACAAAAAGCAGCAATAAACTCCTGGGGTTTACTTGGATGGATAAAACTTTGGCGGAGGGAGAACTTCCAACGAAAGAAGCTGCCAAAGCAAGCGCACAACAATTTTTAGGCATGCTTGAGCCGGGCCTATTTGCAAAATTGGATAACTTATGGATCGACAAACATGATGAAAGCACCCTAGTAAAAAACGGAAAAGCCATTACCTTTGAACAAGAAATCAAATGGGTCAACGGTAGAGTTACCGAGAAGTGGCTGCATGATAGTTGGGTTAGAGACAGATCATAACATTAAAAAAGCCCTTCACTCGCAAAAAACGAATGAAGGGCTTCTCCAATTTAACGGTTGAAAGGTGAGGAGGAGTGAACCTCCATCTCCTTCTTAGCGGGAAGGTGTTCTCGTTAAACTATCACCCTACACAGGAAGGATTGAGACCTTCATCTCCTGCTTGAGAGGCAGGCGCCTTAATTAAGCTACTGTGTGAGAAAATTTTATCATATGTTATGATGGATGTAAATTATTTCTCAAGGTGGTAAGATGAAGAACCCGGGAACAGCAACGGAAAACGGCCGAAAATTTAGATGCTATATATGCAAAGAACCGAATCCGGTCGTCCACGACCACTATACCAAGCTATGCCGGGCCTGCGGCGAA from Paenibacillus macerans includes:
- a CDS encoding tautomerase family protein, with translation MPIINVDCWEGFNEQQKKEWIKALTDATVNLFNLPPDKVLVILRETPLTNWGQAGAIAADPEFLEKSRITDISQQRSE
- a CDS encoding YcdB/YcdC domain-containing protein → MVIQSDTSPRKEKSKPNISHEVTIPDGYVLKTVQGQKQNAEDVWWFRYEKASGANHGPGGEHFSFVITKSSNKLLGFTWMDKTLAEGELPTKEAAKASAQQFLGMLEPGLFAKLDNLWIDKHDESTLVKNGKAITFEQEIKWVNGRVTEKWLHDSWVRDRS
- a CDS encoding NAD-dependent epimerase/dehydratase family protein, which gives rise to MGEGINIVYDVNVTGTKNIVDMCATKQVKKLVYVSSTGAILEAPHGQVIREPEVFFPDQVVGYYAKTKAIATQYVLEAVRGKDLDASIIYPSGISGPDDSAFGPFTSFVIRYCQEQMPVGVEGSFNAVDVRDLADGVIACTEQGRKGEGYILSNEMVAMRRMFDLISEASGAKRVETILTPEQMQAMPQHRFAQSEGGANLEALKFEIYNLTRNNQFSSEKARQELDFRTRPFQETIADTVEWLRSEGKLTIASPNK
- a CDS encoding MerR family transcriptional regulator; translation: MNSNEELKNILLDFDLLGKLVVGIGEVSEISGVPTRQIRYWEEKGIIHSSKETEGTTRKYDYLNVKKVLLIKELLDDGYTLDAAAKKVEDRMKNISEAFAKLAQRSE
- a CDS encoding Fic family protein yields the protein MEHRLLKLLQEEKEMHLKGGLYHQTQIKLAYNSNRIEGSRLSEDQTRYIFETNTIHMEQEEAANVDDIIETVNHFTCFDYMLDHAAEDLSDEMIKEFHRLLKRNTSDEKKEWFRVGDYRTRPNVVGDSKTTAPGKVEGEIKKLLAAYHQIKQVTAQDIIEFHHKFESIHPFQDGNGRVGRIIMFKECLKHDIMPFIIDHEYKLFYYRGLKEFQVERGYLIDTCLSAQDRYAAMVAYFFPDFKPKE
- a CDS encoding DoxX family protein — translated: MTEKISKGRLWTGRIMSGIVILFMLFDGISKLFKPAVVVEGTLTLGFAEHHIVTIGILALLSTVLYAIPRTAVLGAVLLTAFYGGVVATQIRVDAPLFSHTLFAVYMAILAWGGLWLRNDKVRRLFW
- a CDS encoding MFS transporter, whose translation is MTQLVEKIHAKSDQYNYSLITAILTWCGLAVVSSLYITIPLVSIFADAFHAAPSQSSWVSSSFSFTYAIGFLFFGTLSEKYGRRQTMLYGLVALCLLSPLLGLVHSLPGLILLRAVQGFAAASFGPVVLAYIVELYPIEKRVTTIGFVSTGFLMAGIIGQVFSSMISINLGWSYVFYILGGIYLLSAILFGGLVPRGEVKKNQVSMGSTFRQIRAVFSNTSLLFCYLVTITLLFSFVGMYSTLGNYLSQTPFALSSNQILLVRAAGIVGMLASPFAGRLAGKFGAKRVLQGGLLLATAGLVIIGISSNLPILIGMSIVFVTGIAISVPTLITLIGSIAGEARVIGVTLYTFILFIGATLGPIAAMNLMKFGSFILTFEVLAFIIGSGLLASFLVKANGNSK